From Penaeus chinensis breed Huanghai No. 1 chromosome 43, ASM1920278v2, whole genome shotgun sequence, a single genomic window includes:
- the LOC125048194 gene encoding DNA ligase 1-like has translation MDKFSPLVQSIHETATESMSDDRKETSDKAEESEGKAKGKSLEEHVKHKEKKAKGKSLEEHVKPKEKKAKDKSLEEHVKPKEKKAKGKSLEELVKPKEKRAKDKSLEEHVKHKEKKAKGKSLEEHVKPKEKKAKDKSLEEHVKPKEKKAKDKSLEEHVKPKEKKAKGKSLEEQAKPKEKKAKGKSLEEQAKPKEKKAKDKSLEEHVKPKEKKAKDKSLEEHVKPSKKKAKGKSSEEQAKPKEKKAKDKSLEEHVKPKEKKAKDKSLEEQAKPKEKKAKDKSLEEQAKPKEKKAKGKSLEEHVKPKEKKAKGKSLEEHVKPKEKKAKDKSLEEQAKPKEKKAKGKSLEEHVKPKEKKAKDKSLEEHVKPSKKKAKGKSSEEQAKPKEKKAKGKSLEEHVKPKEKKAKGKSLEEHVKPKEKKAKGKSLEEHVKPKEKKEKEKSLEEQAKPKEKKEKGKSLEEQAKPKEKKAKGKSLEEHVKPKEKKAKGKSLEEHVKPKEKKAKGKSLEEHVKPKEKKAKGKSLEEHVKPKEKKEKEKSLEEQAKPKEKKEKGTAQIKVKPPRNNAFSRYMWYDGMLPAEY, from the coding sequence ATGGACAAATTTTCACCTCTTGTACAAAGTATACATGAAACCGCCACAGAAAGCATGTCAGATGACAGGAAGGAAACCTCGGATAAGGCTGAGGAATCTGAAGGGAAGGCGAAAGGAAAATCCTTAGAGGAGCATGTGAAGCataaagagaagaaggcgaaaggaaAATCCTTAGAGGAGCATGTGAAGCctaaagagaagaaggcgaaagatAAATCTTTAGAGGAGCATGTGAAGCctaaagagaagaaggcgaaaggaaAATCCTTAGAGGAGCTTGTGAAGCCTAAAGAGAAGAGGGCGAAAGATAAATCTTTAGAGGAGCATGTGAAGCataaagagaagaaggcgaaaggaaAATCCTTAGAGGAGCATGTGAAGCctaaagagaagaaggcgaaagatAAATCCTTAGAGGAGCATGTGAAGCCTaaagagaagaaagcgaaagataaaTCTTTAGAGGAGCATGTGAAGCctaaagagaagaaggcgaaaggaaAATCTTTAGAGGAGCAAGCGAAGCctaaagagaagaaggcgaaaggaaAATCTTTAGAGGAGCAAGCGAAGCctaaagagaagaaggcgaaagatAAATCCTTAGAGGAGCATGTGAAGCCTaaagagaagaaagcgaaagataaaTCTTTAGAGGAGCATGTGAAGCCTAGCaagaagaaagcgaaagggaaatctTCAGAGGAGCAAGCGAAGCctaaagagaagaaggcgaaagatAAATCTTTAGAGGAGCATGTGAAGCctaaagagaagaaggcgaaagatAAATCCTTAGAGGAGCAAGCGAAGCctaaagagaagaaggcgaaagatAAATCTTTAGAGGAGCAAGCGAAGCCTAAAGAAAAGAAGGCGAAAGGAAAATCCTTAGAGGAGCATGTGAAGCctaaagagaagaaggcgaaaggaaAATCCTTAGAGGAGCATGTGAAGCctaaagagaagaaggcgaaagatAAATCTTTAGAGGAGCAAGCGAAGCctaaagagaagaaggcgaaaggaaAATCCTTAGAGGAGCATGTGAAGCCTaaagagaagaaagcgaaagataaaTCTTTAGAGGAGCACGTGAAGCCTAGcaagaagaaagcgaaaggaaaatCTTCAGAGGAGCAAGCGAAGCctaaagagaagaaggcgaaaggaaAATCCTTAGAGGAGCATGTGAAGCctaaagagaagaaggcgaaaggaaAATCCTTAGAGGAGCATGTGAAGCctaaagagaagaaggcgaaaggaaAATCCTTAGAGGAGCATGTGAAgcctaaagagaagaaggagaaagagaaatcttTAGAGGAGCAAGCGAAgcctaaagagaagaaggagaaagggaaatcttTAGAGGAGCAAGCGAAGCCTAAAGAAAAGAAGGCGAAAGGAAAATCCTTAGAGGAGCATGTGAAGCctaaagagaagaaggcgaaaggaaAATCCTTAGAGGAGCATGTGAAGCctaaagagaagaaggcgaaaggaaAATCCTTAGAGGAGCATGTGAAGCctaaagagaagaaggcgaaaggaaAATCCTTAGAGGAGCATGTGAAgcctaaagagaagaaggagaaagagaaatcttTAGAGGAGCAAGCGAAgcctaaagagaagaaggagaaaggaactgCACAAATAAAAGTGAAGCCTCCAAGAAATAATGCCTTTTCCAGATATATGTGGTATGATGGAATGTTACCTGCAGAATATTGA